The following are encoded in a window of Acropora muricata isolate sample 2 chromosome 6, ASM3666990v1, whole genome shotgun sequence genomic DNA:
- the LOC136920452 gene encoding ATP-binding cassette sub-family C member 4-like isoform X1, giving the protein MWNWMDVLLNRDLSRNTRGMAEANGYGASTHPQSKANWLSFLLFWWTNHLFKIGYQRPLEQSDFWPLHEEDKTCLLTRQLNSQWREDVNQCRRKDKEPKLWKSAMKVLSRKDLYIIVFAGFLDSVGRFLQPFFLGVFITTLMSTTPERMLLSFCAVLMLLVVLMKSIAVHHSSFKLYVIGMRLKASLKGLIFEKILLLGQQTLNEFTKGHVIDLVSNDVQRMELAARQFFRLIVAVFDVCVVVPLLWHFIGWQALMGFIFLCLLVPFGGFLIYLSGKLRIKIAAATDKRIHLMAEIVAGIREIKMHAWEWIFKKQVEETRRDEMRIIRRKSILVSCGISIMYTSGVVAAFISLLTLAFSGCHLTPYTVFTLLSMINLLRNSALRSIAEGAHFVYEAYVSFERIQKFLLLSELKCVPYDKDSETYASTESLCGKKRIGKATLDITDGLTYFNEYIKKSCTMTRFVKIHDDKNGYHHHELSTLGLQQKLVKGNYEPNTEKCIKLTNVTCRLNGEDKAPVESIYFEAKDETLTVVTGPVGSGKSSFLSLIAGEIPVIAGNITCNGTIAYVPQIPWVFSGTLRENVLFGLPFHYDQYMRVIKACGLEKDIARFPDGDEVVIGERGNTLSGGQQTRVSLARAVYANCDIYLLDNPLASLDSNVGDNIFKQCIQEMLSDKLRLMVSHKDQYMNSADQVVVMENGFLLARGTFEDLNNNGAFKGILETHNSIDGTNKSQKISLLEEPSETSKDPCSDNSPSKSMEIPLEDRATGTVSFKLYWNYLKAGLHPIALAGLTFMFLVCQGVTVLPDLWLSFLTTLPHHRQTEWMNVSIYAGFVAVTILCTTLRAFFFFVAVLRSSEKLHNNMATAILKAPVLFFDSNPIGRILNRFAKDTGCLDEILPQTFFFAIQMVLFVFTAALIPLVANAWLAAVVIPIVLLYVYIARYFMRTSRELKRLEAVSRSPVLSQISETLDGLDTIRSRGRQKEFAEKLHRYQDTHSRAYFMVLASTRWLGIRLDLLSALLIGAVAFFAALQTQSNAALVGIAFVYVFETAHFTQVSVQQSSEVENLMTSVERVIAVTQLEPEDGYKIEPRKSEQWPTIGEIRFNGVSLRYYPEGPRVLNDLNLTIAGQSKVGIVGRTGAGKSSIIAALKRMPQAEGSIVIDGVNLSDLNIQESRVCISVLSQDPVVFSGSIRENLDPLSVHCDVDLWDALEAVHLKNLVETFPGKLSHELTYKGMNLSVGEKQLLCLARVLLQGNKIVILDEPASHLDPRTEQIIQETIHERLADSSVITISHRPKAIEHCNKILFISDGQLVCDHS; this is encoded by the exons ATGTGGAACTGGATGGATGTCCTTTTAAACAGAGATTTATCTAGAAATACAAG AGGGATGGCCGAGGCGAATGGATACGGTGCTTCCACGCATCCACAAAGCAAGGCTAACTGGCTCTCATTCCTGTTATTTTGGTGGACGAACCACCTGTTTAAAATAGGATACCAACGTCCCCTAGAACAATCCGACTTTTGGCCTTTGCACGAAGAAGACAAAACCTGTTTGCTAACAAGGCAGTTAAATTCGCAATGGAGAGAGGATGTGAATCAATGTCGTCGAAAAGACAAAGAACCAAAACTCTGGAAAAGCGCGATGAAGGTCCTTTCTCGCAAGGACCTTTACATTATTGTGTTTGCTGGATTTCTTGACTCGGTTGGGCGATTTCTACAGCCTTTCTTCCTGGGCGTTTTTATCACCACTTTAATGTCCACCACACCAGAGAGAATGCTTCTTAGCTTCTGTGCTGTGTTGATGCTGTTGGTCGTGTTGATGAAAAGCATAGCTGTGCATCACAGCAGTTTCAAGCTTTACGTCATTGGAATGCGGCTTAAGGCTTCTCTCAAAGGTCTCATCTTCGAAAAG ATTCTTCTCTTGGGTCAGCAGACCCTCAACGAATTTACCAAAGGTCATGTGATTGATCTTGTATCCAATGACGTTCAAAGAATGGAACTAGCCGCCAGGCAGTTTTTTCGCCTCATTGTGGCCGTGTTTGACGTTTGTGTCGTGGTGCCATTGCTATGGCACTTCATTGGTTGGCAGGCATTAATGggcttcatttttctttgcctCCTTGTTCCTTTCGGAGGATTTTTGATATATCTGTCTGGAAAGCTGCGCATTAAGATTGCTGCTGCTACTGACAAAAGAATCCATCTTATGGCCGAGATAGTTGCTGGAATACGTGAAATAAAGATGCACGCGTGGGAGTGGATCTTTAAAAAGCAGGTCGAAGAAACTCGAAG GGATGAAATGCGAATAATTCGCCGCAAGAGTATTCTTGTGTCATGTGGAATCTCCATCATGTATACCTCAGGTGTCGTCGCTGCATTTATTTCTCTGTTGACTCTTGCCTTTAGTGGGTGCCATTTGACTCCCTACACAGTTTTCACTCTACTCTCAATGATAAATTTACTTCGTAACAGCGCACTGAGATCAATAGCAGAGGGGGCGCACTTTGTTTATGAAGCGTACGTTTCATTCGAAAGAATACAGAAATTTCTGCTTCTCTCAGAGCTGAAGTGTGTACCTTATGATAAAGACTCTGAAACGTACGCCAGCACAGAATCATTGTGCGGAAAGAAGCGAATTGGAAAAGCAACACTGGACATTACCGATGGACTTACGTACTTCAACGAGTACATAAAAAAATCCTGCACCATGACAAGATTCGTGAAAATTCATGATGATAAGAACGGATACCATCATCATGAACTGTCGACCTTAGGTTTGCAACAAAAGTTGGTGAAAGGAAACTACGAGCCAAATACCGAAAAATGCATCAAACTCACAAATGTCACATGCCGACTAAATGGTGAAGACAAAGCTCCAGTAGAATCGATTTATTTTGAAGCAAAAGATGAAACCTTGACTGTCGTAACTGGTCCAGTAGGAAGTGGAAAGTCGTCATTCTTGTCTTTGATTGCTGGGGAGATTCCCGTTATTGCAGGAAATATCACTTGCAATGGAACCATCGCATATGTTCCACAAATACCTTGGGTCTTTTCTGGAACTCTTCGAGAAAATGTGCTATTTGGGTTGCCATTCCACTATGATCAGTACATGAGAGTCATCAAGGCGTGTGGCTTAGAGAAGGACATTGCAAGATTTCCTGACGGTGACGAAGTTGTCATTGGAGAACGGGGAAACACCTTAAGTGGGGGTCAACAAACTCGAGTCAGTTTGGCAAGAGCGGTGTATGCAAATTGCGACATTTACCTTTTGGATAATCCACTTGCTTCACTGGATTCCAACGTGGGTGATAACATCTTTAAGCAGTGCATCCAGGAAATGCTATCAGATAAACTTCGATTGATGGTGTCGCACAAAGACCAATACATGAACTCGGCCGATCAAGTTGTTGTCATGGAAAATGGCTTCCTTCTCGCCCGTGGGACATTCGAAGACCTTAACAATAACGGAGCTTTTAAGGGTATTTTAGAAACTCATAACAGCATAGACGGTACGAACAAAAGCCAGAAGATCTCATTGCTGGAAGAGCCAAGTGAAACTTCGAAGGACCCATGCTCAGATAACAGTCCAAGCAAAAGTATGGAGATCCCATTGGAGGACCGTGCCACTGGGACAGTGTCCTTCAAGCTTTACTGGAATTATCTAAAAGCAGGATTGCATCCTATTGCTCTTGCTGGGTTGACCTTCATGTTTCTTGTTTGTCAAG GCGTTACAGTGTTGCCCGACCTGTGGCTCTCGTTCCTGACGACACTTCCACACCATAGACAAACAGAGTGGATGAATGTCAGCATCTACGCCGGATTTGTGGCTGTTACAATTCTTTGTACGACTCTACGcgcgtttttctttttcgtagCTGTGTTGAGATCTTCAGAGAAACTTCATAACAACATGGCGACAGCAATCCTCAAAGCACCAGTCCTATTCTTTGATTCCAATCCCATTGGTCGGATTCTGAATCGATTCGCCAAAGACACTGGATGCCTTGACGAGATTTTGCCTCAAACATTCTTCTTTGCAATTCAAATGGTACTGTTTGTGTTCACTGCAGCGTTAATTCCGTTGGTGGCGAACGCCTGGCTTGCAGCTGTTGTTATACCAATTGTACTGCTGTACGTTTACATCGCCAGATATTTCATGAGAACGTCCAGGGAGCTAAAGAGGCTCGAGGCCGTTTCTCGCAGTCCAGTGCTTTCGCAAATTTCGGAAACACTGGATGGATTGGATACCATTCGGAGCAGAGGAAGACAAAAAGAGTTCGCAGAGAAGTTGCACAG ATACCAAGACACACATAGTCGCGCATATTTCATGGTATTGGCTAGCACCCGATGGTTAGGGATAAGACTCGACTTATTGTCTGCTCTGTTGATTGGCGCAGTGGCTTTCTTCGCTGCACTTCAAACACAGAGTAACGCAG CTCTTGTGGGTATTGCTTTCGTCTATGTCTTTGAAACAGCACATTTCACCCAAGTATCTGTCCAGCAATCATCTGAAGTCGAAAACTTAATGACCTCCGTCGAGCGTGTTATTGCCGTAACTCAACTCGAACCTGAGGATGGATACAAAATAGAACCACGAAAATCCGAACAGTGGCCAACAATCGGTGAAATCCGATTCAACGGGGTATCGTTGAGATATTATCCTGAGGGACCAAGGGTGCTGAACGATCTGAATCTTACTATCGCGGGACAATCAAAAGTTGGAATTGTCGGAAGAACAGGAGCTGGTAAATCAAGCATCATAGCCGCTCTAAAGCGTATGCCGCAAGCTGAAGGGTCTATTGTAATAGACGGAGTTAACTTGAGTGATCTTAACATCCAAGAATCTCGAGTGTGCATTTCTGTTCTGAGCCAAGATCCTGTTGTCTTCAGTGGGTCTATTCGAGAAAATCTAGATCCCTTGTCTGTACATTGTGATGTAGATTTGTGGGACGCCCTTGAAGCAGTCCATTTGAAGAATTTAGTGGAGACTTTCCCAGGAAAGCTCTCGCATGAATTGACCTACAAGGGCATGAATCTCAGTGTTGGTGAAAAGCAGCTGCTTTGTCTTGCTCGAGTGCTCCTGCAAGGCAACAAAATAGTCATACTAGATGAGCCAGCTTCTCACTTAGATCCAAGAACTGAGCAAATTATTCAGGAAACAATACACGAAAGACTGGCTGATTCATCAGTTATCACCATATCACACAGGCCCAAGGCCATTGAACACTGTAACAAGATATTGTTCATAAGCGATGGGCAATTGGTCTGTGATCACAGCTGA
- the LOC136920452 gene encoding ATP-binding cassette sub-family C member 4-like isoform X2 yields MAEANGYGASTHPQSKANWLSFLLFWWTNHLFKIGYQRPLEQSDFWPLHEEDKTCLLTRQLNSQWREDVNQCRRKDKEPKLWKSAMKVLSRKDLYIIVFAGFLDSVGRFLQPFFLGVFITTLMSTTPERMLLSFCAVLMLLVVLMKSIAVHHSSFKLYVIGMRLKASLKGLIFEKILLLGQQTLNEFTKGHVIDLVSNDVQRMELAARQFFRLIVAVFDVCVVVPLLWHFIGWQALMGFIFLCLLVPFGGFLIYLSGKLRIKIAAATDKRIHLMAEIVAGIREIKMHAWEWIFKKQVEETRRDEMRIIRRKSILVSCGISIMYTSGVVAAFISLLTLAFSGCHLTPYTVFTLLSMINLLRNSALRSIAEGAHFVYEAYVSFERIQKFLLLSELKCVPYDKDSETYASTESLCGKKRIGKATLDITDGLTYFNEYIKKSCTMTRFVKIHDDKNGYHHHELSTLGLQQKLVKGNYEPNTEKCIKLTNVTCRLNGEDKAPVESIYFEAKDETLTVVTGPVGSGKSSFLSLIAGEIPVIAGNITCNGTIAYVPQIPWVFSGTLRENVLFGLPFHYDQYMRVIKACGLEKDIARFPDGDEVVIGERGNTLSGGQQTRVSLARAVYANCDIYLLDNPLASLDSNVGDNIFKQCIQEMLSDKLRLMVSHKDQYMNSADQVVVMENGFLLARGTFEDLNNNGAFKGILETHNSIDGTNKSQKISLLEEPSETSKDPCSDNSPSKSMEIPLEDRATGTVSFKLYWNYLKAGLHPIALAGLTFMFLVCQGVTVLPDLWLSFLTTLPHHRQTEWMNVSIYAGFVAVTILCTTLRAFFFFVAVLRSSEKLHNNMATAILKAPVLFFDSNPIGRILNRFAKDTGCLDEILPQTFFFAIQMVLFVFTAALIPLVANAWLAAVVIPIVLLYVYIARYFMRTSRELKRLEAVSRSPVLSQISETLDGLDTIRSRGRQKEFAEKLHRYQDTHSRAYFMVLASTRWLGIRLDLLSALLIGAVAFFAALQTQSNAALVGIAFVYVFETAHFTQVSVQQSSEVENLMTSVERVIAVTQLEPEDGYKIEPRKSEQWPTIGEIRFNGVSLRYYPEGPRVLNDLNLTIAGQSKVGIVGRTGAGKSSIIAALKRMPQAEGSIVIDGVNLSDLNIQESRVCISVLSQDPVVFSGSIRENLDPLSVHCDVDLWDALEAVHLKNLVETFPGKLSHELTYKGMNLSVGEKQLLCLARVLLQGNKIVILDEPASHLDPRTEQIIQETIHERLADSSVITISHRPKAIEHCNKILFISDGQLVCDHS; encoded by the exons ATGGCCGAGGCGAATGGATACGGTGCTTCCACGCATCCACAAAGCAAGGCTAACTGGCTCTCATTCCTGTTATTTTGGTGGACGAACCACCTGTTTAAAATAGGATACCAACGTCCCCTAGAACAATCCGACTTTTGGCCTTTGCACGAAGAAGACAAAACCTGTTTGCTAACAAGGCAGTTAAATTCGCAATGGAGAGAGGATGTGAATCAATGTCGTCGAAAAGACAAAGAACCAAAACTCTGGAAAAGCGCGATGAAGGTCCTTTCTCGCAAGGACCTTTACATTATTGTGTTTGCTGGATTTCTTGACTCGGTTGGGCGATTTCTACAGCCTTTCTTCCTGGGCGTTTTTATCACCACTTTAATGTCCACCACACCAGAGAGAATGCTTCTTAGCTTCTGTGCTGTGTTGATGCTGTTGGTCGTGTTGATGAAAAGCATAGCTGTGCATCACAGCAGTTTCAAGCTTTACGTCATTGGAATGCGGCTTAAGGCTTCTCTCAAAGGTCTCATCTTCGAAAAG ATTCTTCTCTTGGGTCAGCAGACCCTCAACGAATTTACCAAAGGTCATGTGATTGATCTTGTATCCAATGACGTTCAAAGAATGGAACTAGCCGCCAGGCAGTTTTTTCGCCTCATTGTGGCCGTGTTTGACGTTTGTGTCGTGGTGCCATTGCTATGGCACTTCATTGGTTGGCAGGCATTAATGggcttcatttttctttgcctCCTTGTTCCTTTCGGAGGATTTTTGATATATCTGTCTGGAAAGCTGCGCATTAAGATTGCTGCTGCTACTGACAAAAGAATCCATCTTATGGCCGAGATAGTTGCTGGAATACGTGAAATAAAGATGCACGCGTGGGAGTGGATCTTTAAAAAGCAGGTCGAAGAAACTCGAAG GGATGAAATGCGAATAATTCGCCGCAAGAGTATTCTTGTGTCATGTGGAATCTCCATCATGTATACCTCAGGTGTCGTCGCTGCATTTATTTCTCTGTTGACTCTTGCCTTTAGTGGGTGCCATTTGACTCCCTACACAGTTTTCACTCTACTCTCAATGATAAATTTACTTCGTAACAGCGCACTGAGATCAATAGCAGAGGGGGCGCACTTTGTTTATGAAGCGTACGTTTCATTCGAAAGAATACAGAAATTTCTGCTTCTCTCAGAGCTGAAGTGTGTACCTTATGATAAAGACTCTGAAACGTACGCCAGCACAGAATCATTGTGCGGAAAGAAGCGAATTGGAAAAGCAACACTGGACATTACCGATGGACTTACGTACTTCAACGAGTACATAAAAAAATCCTGCACCATGACAAGATTCGTGAAAATTCATGATGATAAGAACGGATACCATCATCATGAACTGTCGACCTTAGGTTTGCAACAAAAGTTGGTGAAAGGAAACTACGAGCCAAATACCGAAAAATGCATCAAACTCACAAATGTCACATGCCGACTAAATGGTGAAGACAAAGCTCCAGTAGAATCGATTTATTTTGAAGCAAAAGATGAAACCTTGACTGTCGTAACTGGTCCAGTAGGAAGTGGAAAGTCGTCATTCTTGTCTTTGATTGCTGGGGAGATTCCCGTTATTGCAGGAAATATCACTTGCAATGGAACCATCGCATATGTTCCACAAATACCTTGGGTCTTTTCTGGAACTCTTCGAGAAAATGTGCTATTTGGGTTGCCATTCCACTATGATCAGTACATGAGAGTCATCAAGGCGTGTGGCTTAGAGAAGGACATTGCAAGATTTCCTGACGGTGACGAAGTTGTCATTGGAGAACGGGGAAACACCTTAAGTGGGGGTCAACAAACTCGAGTCAGTTTGGCAAGAGCGGTGTATGCAAATTGCGACATTTACCTTTTGGATAATCCACTTGCTTCACTGGATTCCAACGTGGGTGATAACATCTTTAAGCAGTGCATCCAGGAAATGCTATCAGATAAACTTCGATTGATGGTGTCGCACAAAGACCAATACATGAACTCGGCCGATCAAGTTGTTGTCATGGAAAATGGCTTCCTTCTCGCCCGTGGGACATTCGAAGACCTTAACAATAACGGAGCTTTTAAGGGTATTTTAGAAACTCATAACAGCATAGACGGTACGAACAAAAGCCAGAAGATCTCATTGCTGGAAGAGCCAAGTGAAACTTCGAAGGACCCATGCTCAGATAACAGTCCAAGCAAAAGTATGGAGATCCCATTGGAGGACCGTGCCACTGGGACAGTGTCCTTCAAGCTTTACTGGAATTATCTAAAAGCAGGATTGCATCCTATTGCTCTTGCTGGGTTGACCTTCATGTTTCTTGTTTGTCAAG GCGTTACAGTGTTGCCCGACCTGTGGCTCTCGTTCCTGACGACACTTCCACACCATAGACAAACAGAGTGGATGAATGTCAGCATCTACGCCGGATTTGTGGCTGTTACAATTCTTTGTACGACTCTACGcgcgtttttctttttcgtagCTGTGTTGAGATCTTCAGAGAAACTTCATAACAACATGGCGACAGCAATCCTCAAAGCACCAGTCCTATTCTTTGATTCCAATCCCATTGGTCGGATTCTGAATCGATTCGCCAAAGACACTGGATGCCTTGACGAGATTTTGCCTCAAACATTCTTCTTTGCAATTCAAATGGTACTGTTTGTGTTCACTGCAGCGTTAATTCCGTTGGTGGCGAACGCCTGGCTTGCAGCTGTTGTTATACCAATTGTACTGCTGTACGTTTACATCGCCAGATATTTCATGAGAACGTCCAGGGAGCTAAAGAGGCTCGAGGCCGTTTCTCGCAGTCCAGTGCTTTCGCAAATTTCGGAAACACTGGATGGATTGGATACCATTCGGAGCAGAGGAAGACAAAAAGAGTTCGCAGAGAAGTTGCACAG ATACCAAGACACACATAGTCGCGCATATTTCATGGTATTGGCTAGCACCCGATGGTTAGGGATAAGACTCGACTTATTGTCTGCTCTGTTGATTGGCGCAGTGGCTTTCTTCGCTGCACTTCAAACACAGAGTAACGCAG CTCTTGTGGGTATTGCTTTCGTCTATGTCTTTGAAACAGCACATTTCACCCAAGTATCTGTCCAGCAATCATCTGAAGTCGAAAACTTAATGACCTCCGTCGAGCGTGTTATTGCCGTAACTCAACTCGAACCTGAGGATGGATACAAAATAGAACCACGAAAATCCGAACAGTGGCCAACAATCGGTGAAATCCGATTCAACGGGGTATCGTTGAGATATTATCCTGAGGGACCAAGGGTGCTGAACGATCTGAATCTTACTATCGCGGGACAATCAAAAGTTGGAATTGTCGGAAGAACAGGAGCTGGTAAATCAAGCATCATAGCCGCTCTAAAGCGTATGCCGCAAGCTGAAGGGTCTATTGTAATAGACGGAGTTAACTTGAGTGATCTTAACATCCAAGAATCTCGAGTGTGCATTTCTGTTCTGAGCCAAGATCCTGTTGTCTTCAGTGGGTCTATTCGAGAAAATCTAGATCCCTTGTCTGTACATTGTGATGTAGATTTGTGGGACGCCCTTGAAGCAGTCCATTTGAAGAATTTAGTGGAGACTTTCCCAGGAAAGCTCTCGCATGAATTGACCTACAAGGGCATGAATCTCAGTGTTGGTGAAAAGCAGCTGCTTTGTCTTGCTCGAGTGCTCCTGCAAGGCAACAAAATAGTCATACTAGATGAGCCAGCTTCTCACTTAGATCCAAGAACTGAGCAAATTATTCAGGAAACAATACACGAAAGACTGGCTGATTCATCAGTTATCACCATATCACACAGGCCCAAGGCCATTGAACACTGTAACAAGATATTGTTCATAAGCGATGGGCAATTGGTCTGTGATCACAGCTGA
- the LOC136920457 gene encoding putative transmembrane protein 183BP, which yields MPRKNRRNRIERSGRLRRGTIVGDVAISDFANAKDSKQALKRVSRGLPINTASFVCKQEIENTVPWYERTDFDSEDENEDSLTEDDGNRSTLTEQKKNVKLKAVSADGKSTENAVVYPLDIWCLLSRYIAPEHVQNFALICKGARDAVNTRTFWVRLYQRHVADDKKIPERLQRGRIECRPGLRARIVRALFYSYEPLRTRITLKFGITDHVSVLESKMCISMWYKQGMCKKQDKKIWVFYFKFSRRGTKKLPSYFSPEWFAQVDDLNYNPEQDRSVLQVNCVNFVLLTPVQGYVLTKALVGISRDMNHNSVKLTFHSPRSDGRYRKEDGTSVTLDPAYDVRVLNWWSPSYPRQGHDL from the exons ATGCCGCGAAAAAATCGCAGGAATAGAATAGAGCGGTCTGGACGTCTTCGGAGGGGTACGATTGTCGGAG ATGTGGCCATTTCAGACTTTGCCAATGCGAAGGATAGCAAACAAGCCCTCAAGCGGGTCTCCAGAGGATTGCCTATCAATACAG cATCCTTTGTTTGTAAACAAGAAATAGAGAATACAGTTCCCTGGTATGAGAGAACAGACTTTGATTCAGAGGACGAAAACGAAGACAGCCTAACTGAAGATGACGGAAACCGATCTACATTGACGGAACAGAAGAAGAACGTTAAGTTAAAGGCTGTTTCTGCTGATGGAAAATCCACCGAGAATGCAGTTGTGTATCCTTTAGACATCTGGTGCCTTTTATCTCGGTATATTGCACCTGAACATGTTCAAAACTTTGCACTTATTTGCAAGGGTGCGCGAGATGCGGTCAACACGAGAACGTTTTGGGTGCGACTTTATCAGCGCCATGTTGCTGATGACAAGAAAATACCCGAGAGACTCCAGCGCGGTCGAATCGAGTGTCGTCCCGGGCTCCGAGCGAGGATCGTGCGAGCATTGTTTTACAGCTACGAACCACTAAGGACTCGAATCACTTTAAAATTTGGAATAACTGATCATGTGAGTGTACTTGAGTCAAAAATGTGTATTTCAATGTGGTACAAACAAGGAATGTGTAAGAAACAGGATAAGAAAATATGGgtattttattttaagttttcgCGAAGAGGCACAAAGAAACTTCCGAGTTATTTTAGTCCTGAATGGTTCGCTCAAGTCGACGATTTGAATTACAATCCGGAACAAGACAGAAGTGTACTTCAAGTGAATTGTGTGAATTTTGTTCTACTTACTCCAGTCCAAGGTTATGTGTTGACCAAAGCATTGGTTGGTATCAGTCGCGACATGAATCACAACAGCGTCAAGTTGACGTTTCACTCGCCGCGTTCGGATGGCAGATACCGAAAAGAGGACGGAACAAGTGTCACGTTGGATCCAGCCTATGATGTCAGGGTACTGAATTGGTGGAGTCCAAGTTACCCACGCCAAGGACACGATCTTTAG